The following proteins come from a genomic window of Mammaliicoccus sp. Marseille-Q6498:
- a CDS encoding YggT family protein — MDSGLLSTILAFILFVVKIYQYGMIVYFLTSWLPGVREGGFGQFLGKIYEPFLEPFRKIIPPLGMLDISSIVAFITLSLFYVGLINIFNMFVPVMPIL; from the coding sequence ATGGATAGTGGATTATTAAGTACAATTTTAGCATTTATATTATTCGTAGTGAAAATTTATCAATATGGTATGATTGTTTATTTCCTTACATCTTGGCTTCCAGGCGTAAGAGAAGGTGGATTTGGTCAATTTTTAGGAAAAATATATGAACCTTTCTTAGAACCGTTCAGAAAAATAATCCCACCACTAGGTATGTTAGACATATCTTCCATAGTGGCATTTATAACTTTGAGTTTGTTCTATGTCGGGTTAATTAACATTTTCAACATGTTTGTTCCAGTAATGCCAATCCTATAA
- a CDS encoding cell division protein SepF produces MAIKDVFKGFFVVDEEEEVYEEPTQEQRRTPQQEQRPQEQRNQDQGTNNQSIKSVPTQKSNTTRYQSQRSRDFKKPERKEAMSEKRTNSSQTNVVSMSGNMDFAQSSKMCLFEPRVFSDTQDIADELKNRRTTLVNLQRIDKVSAKRIIDFLSGTVYAIGGDIRRVGTDIFLCTPDNVEVAGSITEQLEQAEPYQE; encoded by the coding sequence ATGGCAATTAAAGATGTATTTAAAGGATTCTTTGTTGTAGATGAAGAAGAAGAAGTGTATGAAGAACCTACACAAGAACAAAGAAGAACGCCACAACAAGAGCAAAGACCTCAAGAACAAAGAAATCAAGATCAAGGGACGAATAATCAATCAATTAAAAGTGTTCCTACACAAAAATCTAATACGACTCGTTATCAATCACAACGATCACGTGATTTTAAAAAACCTGAAAGGAAAGAGGCCATGTCTGAAAAACGTACAAATTCATCTCAAACAAATGTTGTTAGCATGAGTGGTAATATGGATTTTGCGCAAAGTTCAAAAATGTGCTTGTTTGAACCAAGGGTGTTTTCTGATACACAAGATATAGCGGATGAACTAAAAAACAGAAGAACTACATTAGTGAATTTACAACGTATAGATAAAGTTTCTGCTAAAAGAATTATTGATTTCTTGAGTGGAACGGTGTATGCAATTGGTGGAGACATTAGAAGAGTTGGAACAGATATATTCTTATGTACACCTGATAATGTAGAAGTTGCTGGATCAATTACAGAACAATTAGAACAAGCAGAACCTTATCAAGAATAG
- a CDS encoding YggS family pyridoxal phosphate-dependent enzyme — translation MKENLKEIESQISNSVKESDFDTSPQVIVVTKYVTIDRAIEAYQAGLRNFGENRIEGFLEKKKHLPDDAIIHFIGSIQTRKVKEIINEIDYLHALDRLKLAKEIDKRANHVIKCFVQVNVSGEETKHGIAPEEVIPFIKELDAFKHIEVVGLMTMAPLTENKTELRQYFNQLRTIKDKVQSLDLPYAPCTELSMGMSNDFNEAILEGASYVRIGTKLVGE, via the coding sequence GTGAAAGAAAACTTAAAAGAGATTGAGTCACAAATTAGTAATAGTGTTAAAGAATCCGATTTTGACACATCACCTCAAGTGATTGTTGTGACAAAATATGTTACAATAGACCGAGCTATAGAAGCTTATCAAGCTGGATTAAGAAATTTTGGTGAAAATAGAATTGAAGGCTTTTTAGAAAAAAAGAAACATTTGCCAGACGACGCGATTATCCATTTCATTGGTTCTATACAGACAAGAAAAGTAAAAGAAATCATCAATGAAATAGACTACTTACACGCGTTAGATAGGTTGAAATTAGCTAAAGAAATTGATAAACGTGCTAATCATGTGATTAAATGCTTTGTGCAAGTTAATGTATCCGGTGAAGAAACAAAACATGGTATTGCACCTGAAGAGGTTATTCCATTTATAAAAGAGCTTGATGCATTTAAACATATTGAAGTCGTTGGATTGATGACAATGGCACCATTAACTGAAAATAAAACAGAACTAAGACAATATTTCAATCAACTAAGAACAATAAAAGATAAAGTACAATCATTGGATTTACCTTATGCCCCATGTACAGAATTATCTATGGGTATGAGTAACGATTTTAATGAAGCAATTTTAGAGGGTGCTTCTTATGTTCGTATTGGTACAAAATTAGTTGGTGAATAG
- the pgeF gene encoding peptidoglycan editing factor PgeF — protein MKEIFSQREHHLTYEVEDRTDLTIGITTRSNGFSSYPKDAFNMARYIDDKQENITKHQEILADEINFSCDTWVFPIQTHENKVKEVFTEDKGTNISELTDALHGIDGLFTYDSNVLLTMCFADCVPIYLYDIKGKYVGLCHAGWRGTHSQIIREMIQKYKGSLNNLRIVIGPSTSNSYEINEDMYKKFKTLPINSELYIEQRGNDCYGIDLKTANELLAIHYGIEPDHIIKSNHCTASETDLFFSYREEKGDTGRMLAFIGRK, from the coding sequence ATGAAAGAGATATTTAGTCAGCGAGAACATCATTTAACTTATGAGGTAGAAGATAGAACTGATTTAACGATAGGCATTACAACTCGATCTAATGGATTCAGTTCATACCCTAAAGATGCTTTTAATATGGCACGTTACATTGATGATAAACAAGAAAACATTACGAAGCATCAAGAAATTTTAGCTGATGAAATTAATTTTAGTTGTGATACTTGGGTATTTCCAATTCAAACACATGAAAATAAAGTTAAAGAAGTTTTTACTGAAGATAAAGGAACAAATATTTCAGAACTTACTGATGCCTTACATGGTATCGATGGTTTATTTACTTATGATTCCAATGTATTGTTAACGATGTGTTTTGCTGATTGTGTTCCAATTTATTTATATGACATAAAAGGCAAATATGTCGGTTTATGTCATGCTGGTTGGAGAGGAACACATTCCCAAATTATAAGAGAAATGATTCAAAAATATAAGGGCTCACTCAATAATCTTCGTATCGTTATTGGCCCATCAACTTCTAATAGTTATGAAATAAATGAAGATATGTATAAAAAATTCAAAACTTTACCAATCAATTCTGAATTGTACATTGAACAAAGAGGTAACGATTGTTATGGAATTGATTTAAAGACTGCTAATGAATTATTAGCAATACATTATGGAATTGAACCGGATCATATTATCAAATCTAATCACTGTACTGCTAGTGAAACTGATTTATTCTTTTCATATAGAGAAGAAAAAGGCGATACGGGTAGAATGCTTGCATTTATAGGTAGAAAGTAG